One Dermacentor andersoni chromosome 6, qqDerAnde1_hic_scaffold, whole genome shotgun sequence genomic window carries:
- the LOC126521843 gene encoding uncharacterized protein isoform X2, translated as MQWKVLTLLMVALGNDVFCCKPFEISHGKRLLELKANFGKIAGQCKKEIHNLLSLLQRGDLKIGMEAFCRMHSTCMESVVGDKAKEVFDCWGVALENKAYMLHSSKDFTPAQLQGTKDVLECFKNTEAGDLPAHALDDLASLWSQYTKTG; from the exons ATGCAGTGGAAGGTGTTAACGCTCTTGATGGTGGCACTTGGAAACGACGTCTTTTGTTGCAAGCCCTTCGAAATTT CACACGGGAAGAGGCTTCTGGAACTGAAAGCAAACTTTGGAAAAATTGCCGGACAGTGCAAGAAAGAAATTCACAACTTATTGTCACTGCTTCAGCGAGGAGACCTGAAAATT ggaatgGAGGCATTCTGCAGGATGCACAGCACATGTATGGAGTCGGTAGTGGGCGACAAAGCGAAGGAG GTGTTCGATTGCTGGGGTGTGGCGCTCGAAAACAAG GCCTACATGCTCCACTCATCTAAGGACTTCACTCCCGCTCAACTCCAAGGCACCAAAGACGTTCTC GAGTGTTTCAAAAACACTGAAGCGGGGGATCTACCAGCGCATGCCCTCGATGACCTCGCTTCACTTTGGAGTCAGTACACGAAGACAggatga